The nucleotide sequence AGGTGGCCGCCGAGAACGCCGAGATCGAGGTTCGCACCGACGCGGCGAGTGGGCTGAAGGTGCTCGGCGACCAGACCCTGTTGGTGACCGCGCTGGCCAACCTGGTGTCCAACGCGATCGCCTATTCGCCACGCGGATCGCTGGTCTCGATCAGCCGCCGCCGCCGGGGCGACAACGTCGAGATCGCCGTCACCGACCGCGGTATCGGGATCGCGCTCGAGGACCAGGAGCGGGTCTTCGAGCGGTTCTTTCGGGGAGACAAAGCGCGTTCACGCGCCACCGGCGGCAGCGGATTGGGGCTGGCCATCGTCAAGCACGTGGCGGCCAACCACAACGGCAGCATCGGCGTGTGGAGCAAGCCCGGGACGGGTTCGACGTTCACGCTGTCCTTGCCGATGTATCAGGACGAGCATCGGGACGTGTCCGAGCAACCCGAACAGCCGCAGGGACGTGAAATACGACCGAACAGGTCACAACGAGAGGAAGAATTGAGCAGATGACCCGCGCGTACGACGATGCAGAGCGATGCGATGAGGAGGAGTCGCGCCCATGACGAGCGTGATGATCGTGGAGGACGAGGAGTCGCTGGCCGATCCGCTGGCGTTCCTGCTCCGCAAGGAGGGCTTTGAGGCCACGGTGGTGACCGACGGGCCGTCGGCCCTCGCCGAGTTCGACCGAGCCGGCGCGGACATCGTGCTGCTCGATTTGATGCTGCCGGGCATGTCCGGCACCGACGTGTGCAAGCAGCTGCGGGCCCGTTCCAGCGTGCCGGTGATCATGGTGACCGCACGCGACAGCGAAATCGACAAGGTGGTCGGCCTGGAGCTGGGCGCCGACGACTATGTCACCAAGCCGTATTCGGCGCGTGAGTTGATCGCCCGGATCCGCGCGGTGCTGCGCCGTGGCGGCGACGACGACTCCGAGATCAGCGACGGAGTGCTCGAGTCCGGACCGGTGCGGATGGACGTCGAGCGCCACGTCGTTTCGGTCAACGGTGACACGATCACGTTGCCGCTCAAGGAGTTTGACCTGCTCGAGTACCTGATGCGCAACAGCGGGCGGGTGCTGACCCGTGGCCAGCTGATCGATCGGGTGTGGGGTGCCGACTACGTGGGCGACACCAAAACCCTTGACGTGCACGTGAAGCGGCTGCGGTCCAAGATCGAGGCGGACCCGGCCAACCCGGTGCACCTGGTGACGGTGCGCGGGCTGGGCTACAAGCTGGAGGGGTAGTCAGACCCGTACCTCGTCGGCGACCGACAAGGCCAACGCCATGATCGACAGCTGCGGGTTCACCTCCGGGCTGCTGGGCAGGATCGACGCGTCGGCCACCCACACCCCGTCGATGCCGCGCAACCGGCCGCGCTCGTCGACCGGGCAGCGCTGGTCGTCGGTGCCGGCGGCCGCGGTGCCGGTCGGATGGAACGCGGCCAGGTGCAGGCTGCGCGGGTTGCTGCTGCGCAATGCCTCCCGCAGCGCGGGCAGCGACGTGACGGTCGGCGCGCCGGGCAGGGCGGTGAGCACCTCGACCGCGCCGGCGGCAAAAAGCAAGCGGCCCATGGCCTCCAGCGCAACCAGCAACTTGGCGATGGCGGCCCGTTCGATGCCATAGCGCACAACCGTTTCGCCGCGCACCGAGGCCACCGAGCCAACCCCGCGGTCGGCCACCATCGCCCCGAACGTCGCGACCTGAGCGGCCCGGTCGAGCCAGCCCAGCAGCTCGGCGCCGTAGCCGGGAAAGACCATCGATCCCATGCCCGGGGGCGTGGCGGTCGCTTCGATCAGCACACCGTCCGACTCGTGGAATTCGTGCACGGCCGCGCTCTGCAGGACGCCGTGCCACGCGACGACGTCGTCGTCGAAGCGCCCGGCCAGCACCGTCGCCGGGTGCAGCGCGAGGTTGCGGCCGAGTCGCGGATGTCCACCAATTCCGCTGCGCCGCAACAGACCCGGCGTCTCGGTAGCGCCCGCGGCGACGACGACCGTGTCCGCGAGCACGTCCAGTGCGGTGCCGTCGGGCCGACGGACGCGCACCCCTCGTGCGCGTCCGTGCCCGTGCAGCACCCGCTCCGCCCGTGCGTGCGAGATGATCCGCGCGCCCGCCGCGCAGGCCTGCGGCAGCGCGTTGAGGTGCACACCGAACTTGGCGTTGCGCGGGCACCCGATCGCGCACTGGCAACAGCCTTCACAGCCCGGTGCGTTGCGCGGAATCGGCGCCGCCCGCCAGCCCAGCGACGCCGCGCCGTCGAGCAGCATGCGCCCGTTGTGGCCCATGATGTCCAACGGCACCGGCGCCACCTGAAGCGTGCGCTCGACCTCGTCGAGGTGGCCGGCCAGACGATCGGGATCCGCTATGTCCAAACCGAATTCGTCGCGCCAGCGCCGCTGCACGGCATCGGACGGTCGCAAACAGGTGCCGGAGTTTACGACGGTGGTGCCGCCGACCGCGCGCCCGACCGGCAGCACCACCGACGGGCGGCCCAACGCCACGGTCGCCCCCGCGCCGCGGTACAGCCCGGCGTAGCGCTCGATCGGGTGTGTGCTGCGAAATTCCTCGACCGTCCAGCGTCGGCCCTCCTCGAGCACGACGACGTCGAGGCCGGCGCGCGCCAGGGTTCGGGCCGCCATCGCGCCACCGGCGCCGGACCCGACGATCACCGCGTCGGCGGTCACGACGGAGGGGCTTTCGGTGGATGGGGTGATGGACAGCGCCGCGTCGGGCCTTGCCACATCGTGCTTTTGGGCGCGGGCGAGCAATTCGGGCGCATAGCTGTCGGCGCCGTTGGCCAGCAGCACGATCACCTTCATGGCCTCGACGGCCGTCCCGGCGTCCGGGCTGAGCGCGGCCACCCGCCGCAGCACCCGCTCGCGTTGGCTGGCGCTCAGCCGGGACAGCGACCGGCCGGTGGTCAGGTAGCTGGCCGCGCCGACCGACAGCAACCCCGCCCGCAGCGCCATGCGCGTCGTCGACGGCATCCGCGCCAGGTAGCGGTCGACGCGATTGACCAGCACCGCCGGTGACGGGCCGCCGTGCTCCTCGGGCAGGAGTGCGGTGCCGAAGGACGCTAACGAATTCACTTGCGGCGCCCGAGCTTTCGCCCGAGCTTGAGGAAGAACGGGTAGGTCGCGAAGATGCCGCCAGCCGCCGCGTGCAGCGGCCAGTCGGCTTCTTTGGTGTTTACCTTGAAAACGCCGCTGTTCCACATGAAGTCGCGGCCGTTGCGCGCGCGGAAGGGTCGCCACAGCAGCCCGAGTCCGGGAACGTTGTTGTACAGCCCGAACGAGCCGCCGAAGAACACGCCCATGGTGGCCGCCTCGGCCGCGTCGCGGCGCTCGGCTGGCAGCACGCGCTCGATGAGCACCCCGGAGGCGAACAGCAGCGGCGGGTCAAGCAGAAAACTCACGATGGGATCCTTTCGTTGACGGTCGGGGCCGCCGGACCGCGCAGGCCGACCTCGGCGTGCCCGGTGCCCAGCACCGACCAGTGCCGGTCGCCGATCTCGATGTGAATGTCGGCCTGTTCGGTGTTGGTGCACACCGCGGTGCCCCCGTCCGGATCGGTGTATTGCAGGCTCACGCAGCGCTCCGGGGGCTGGTCGACGCGGATGAGCGCGGGCTTGCCGCCCGCAAAACTTCCGATGCGGCCCTCCAGCTGCCAGTGCCGCAGTCCCAACGTGGTGCGCATCCGCAGCGACGGCAAAAAGCTTGTGGGCCAATCCCTTCCATCGACGCGCAGGCGAATGAAGGCCAGCGGCGTGAGCCGGCGCAGGCCGGGTCGGTGCGAGACCGCCGAGACCGCCTCCAGGACGTCGCCGCCGCCGAGATCGGCGTGGATCCATCCCCAGCGTTTGGCGTTGCCGTGTCCGTAGATGTGGGCGACGCCGCCGCGCCAGCCGTCGATGCGGTGCGTGGTGTCGTCGACCGTCAGTGAGCCGGTGAAGTCGGCGGTGGGGGCGAGCACCACCTGCGCGCCCGGGAGCAGTTCGCGCTCCCAGGCCCGGCGGGGAAACGTCCATAGCGGCGGGCCGTCGTCCTGCCAGGACAGCTCCCAGGCCAGCGCCCGCGCGCGTCCGGCGAGTTCCCGCGGGCCCACGCGTGCGCCGGCCGCGTCGAACCAGGCGTCACCGACCGCCGGCGCTACCGGCTCGGGCCCGAACCGTTCGGTGCGCGGGGGCCCCTCGGGCGGGAACCAGGTGGCCCAGCCGTGCGCGTAGGCGGCGCCCTGTGTCGGCGCGACGGTCTCGCAGTGAATCCAGAGCCCCGCGCGGGTCCGCGGATCCGACAGGGTCGCGTACCAGACCTCCAGCCGGCCGGCCTGCCCGCGCCAGCGCGGGGCCGCCGCCGATCGCAGCTCTTCGGCCTCCAATGCACACCTCCCCGGGGCGCCGAGACTGCGCTCAGCGCGAAAAAACTGCCGAAATTCCGCGCTGGACGCAGTCTCGATGCCGGTCCCATCCACTATATTGGTTGAGCCAATGAACCAGTCAAATCCGATTCGGCCACCCGACCGCTACCGGGTCGACGAACAGATCGCCGCGTCGATCGCCGACGCCATCCTCGACGGCGTGTTCGCGCCGGGCTCGACGCTGCCCCCCGAGCGCGACCTGGCCGAGCAGCTGGGGGTGAATCGCACGTCGTTGCGCCAAGGCCTGGCACGGTTGCAGCAGATGGGCCTGATCGAGGCCCGGCAGGGCAGCGGCAACCTGGTCCGCGACCCCGAGGGCCTTACCCATCCCGCCGTGGTCGAGGCGCTGGTCCGCAAACTCGGCCCGGAGTTCCTCACCGAGCTGCTGGAGATCCGCGCGGCGTTGGGCCCCGCGATCGGCCGGTTGGCGGCCGAGCGGCACACCCCCGAGGATGCCGACGCGCTGCGCGCCGCTGAGGCCGCGGTCCAGCAGGCGGACACCGCCCTCGCCCGCCAGGCCGCCGACCTCGCCTACTTCCGCGTGCTGATCCACAGCACCCGCAACCGCGCGTTGGGATTGCTCTATCGCTGGGTCGAGCATGCCTTCGGCGGCCGAGAGCACGAGCTCACCGGGGCCTACGACGACGCCGGCCCCGTCGTGGCGGACCTACGGAAGATCACCGACGCGGTGGTAGAGCGTGACGCGACGGGCGCCGCCGCGGCGGTCGAGGCATACCTGCGCGCCAGCGCGCTGCGCATGGTCGAGTGTTATCTACTCGGCGAGCCGGGTCGCGGGGTGCACCGCGATGAGCCCTAACTTGCTGCGGCGCTTGCACATTGACGCGAGCTCGGCATAGGCCTTCTTGCCGAGCAGTTCGGTCAGTTCGTCGGCCAGGCTCTCCCACACCTGCTTGGCGCCGACGTGAGCGGCCGGGTCGCCGGTGCAGTACCAGTACAGGTCGGCGCCGCCGGAGCCCCAACCGCGCCGGTCGAATTCGGTGACGGTGGTCTTGAGAATCTCCGTGCCGTCCGGCCGGGTCACCCACTCCTGGCTGCGCCGGATCGGCAACTGCCAACAGACATCGGGTTTCATCGTCAGCGGCGCCACGCCCAGCTTGAGGGCCTTGCTGTGCAGCGCGCAGCCCGGCCCGGCCGCGAACCCGGGCCGGTTCAGGAAGATGCACGCGTCCTTGTACTTGCGGGTGCGGTATTGGGGTTGGCCGTCATTCTCGTCGAGTTCTAGATAACCCTTGCGGCCCAAGCCTTTTTCGCGGAATTGCCAATCGTCGTCGGTCAACTCCTTGACCGCGTCGTCCAGCCGGGCGCGATCGTCGTCGTCGGACAGGAAGGCGCCGTGCGAGCAGCATCCGTCATCCGGCCGGCCCTCCACCGTGCCGCGGCATGCCGGGGTGCCGAACACGCACGTCCAGCGCGAGAGCAACCAGGTGAGGTCGGCCGCGATCAGGTGCTCGGGATCCGCCGGGTCGTAGAACTCCACCCATTCACGGGCGAAATCCAACTCGACTTCTTGGCCCGGCTCGGGGTGCGAATTTGCCACGGACTCAACGTTAGACCACGATTCCGGTTGTCCGCGCCGCTCGCGTCGTGTCGCTTTGCCGGACTGCTCAGCAGGCCGCGGCGTCGTCCCGCTAGTTTTGTGCTGTGCGATTGGGCGTGCTCGACGTGGGTAGCAACACGGTCCATCTGCTGGTGGTCGATGCCCACCGCGGCGGCCATCCGACGCCGATGAGTTCGACGAAAGCCACCCTGCGGCTGGCGGAGGCCACCGACAGTGAGGGCAAAATCACCAAGCGCGGCGCCGAGAAGCTCATCTCGACGATCGACGAATTCGCGAAGATCGCGATCAGCTCCGGCTGCGAAGAGTTGATGGCGTTCGCCACCTCCGCGGTCCGCGACGCCGAGAACTCCGATGACGTGCTGGCGCGGGTGCGCAAAGAGACCGGCGTCGAGTTGCAGGTGCTGCGCGGGGTCGACGAGTCGCGGCTCACCTTCCTGGCGGTGCGGCGCTGGTACGGCTGGAGCGCGGGGCGGATCATCAACCTCGACATCGGCGGCGGTTCGCTGGAGTTGTCCAGCGGGGTCGACGAGGAGCCCGAGGTTGCGCTGTCGCTGCCGCTGGGCGCCGGCCGGTTGACCCGCGAGTGGCTCACCGACGATCCGCCGGGCCGGCGGCGGGTCGCGATGCTGCGCGACTGGTTGGACGCCGAGCTGGCCGAGGCGAGCGAGACGGTGCTGGACTCCGGGGCCCCCGACCTCGCGGTGGCCACCTCCAAGACGTTTCGTTCGCTGGCGCGGCTGACCGGCGCGGCGCCGTCGGCCGCCGGGCCGCGGGTGAAAAGGACGCTGACCGCAAACGGCCTCAGACAACTCATAGCTTTCATCTCTAGGATGACGACCGCTGACCGCGCAGAACTGGAAGGAGTTAGCGCCGAGCGAGCACCGCAGATCGTGGCGGGTGCACTGGTGGCGGAGGCGAGCATGCGAGCGCTGTCAATCGAAACCGTGGACATTTGCCCGTGGGCATTACGGGAAGGTCTCATTCTGCGGAAACTTGACAGTGAAGCCGACGGAACTGCCTTGGTGGAGACTTCGGTGCGCGATGCCAGAGGCCAGGGAGTAGATCGGAACGCGGCAAACCGATCGAAAGGCGACAAATCATGACCGGACCACAACCCGCGGCGGAGAGCCCCGAGACCAGGCCGATCTCCGTCGCCGAATTGCTGGCCAGGAATGGGACGATCGGCGCACCCGCGGTCACCCGGCGGCGCCGCCGTCGGCGCGGCGACAGCGACGCCGTCTCGGTTGCCGAGCTCACCGGCGAACTTCCGGTCATCCGCGACGACGAGGACGCCGGCGCGCCGGCCCCGGCCACCAGGCAAGAGCAGCCCGTCGAGGGCGCCGCGGAGCGCGTCGCCTACTTCTCCGAACCCGAGCCGCGCTGGCCCAAGTCGCCGCCGCAGGCGCAACGCGCGTCGGGGCCGCAGCTCAGCGCCTACCCGCGGCCCGAGGGTCGAAACGGGTCCGTGCAGCTGGAGTCCGACGCCGAGGGCATGAGTCCCGATCCGGCCGGGGACTACGCCGACAGCCCGGTCGACGTCATGGACGCCGACGTGCGCGAGGCGGAGGTCGCGACCGAGGATTCCGCCTACGTGCGTTCCTATCTGCAGGCTTCCGATTCGACCCTGTTCGGGGGCCAGTCCCTGGCCGACGAGTTGGCCCGGCGCCGCGGCGACGAAGCCGCGGGCGCGGCGCAGGCAACGGCGCCCGCCGAGCCGGCCCGAGCGGGCGAGCGGCCGCAGCCGTCGCCGGGCAGGTTCGAAGCGCTGTGGCGGGCCACCCTGGTGGTGCTGCAGTCGATGCTGGCCGTCGCGTTCGGCGCGGGCCTGTTCGTGGCCTTCGACCAGCTGTGGCGGTGGAACAGCATCGTGGCGCTGGTGCTCTCGGTGCTGGTCATCCTGGGCCTGGTGGTCGGGGTCCGCGTGGTCCGCAAAACCGAGGACATTGCCAGCACGCTGATCGCGGTCGCGGTGGGGGCGCTGATCACCCTGGGACCGCTGGCGCTGTCGCTGCAGTCGGGCTTCTTAGCGGGCTAGCTGGCACCACACAGACAGTGCGCCCCGCAATCAAAGTCGGCTTGTCGACGGCCTCGGTGTACCCGTTGCGGGCCGAGGCCGCATTCGAGTACGCGGCCAAGCTGGGCTACGACGGCGTCGAGCTGATGGTGTGGGGCGAGACCGTCAGCCAGGACATCGATGCCGTCGCAAAGCTGTCGCGGCGCTATCGCGTCCCGGTGCTGTCGGTGCATGCGCCGTGCCTGCTCATCTCGCAGCGGGTGTGGGGCTCCAATCCCATCCCCAAGCTCGAGCGCAGCGTGAAGGCCGCCGAACAACTGGGCGCGCAGACGGTCGTCGTGCACCCGCCGTTCCGGTGGCAGCGGCGCTACGCCGAGGGATTCAGCGAGCAGGTGGTGGCCCTGGAAGCGGCCAGCGATGTGATGGTGGCCGTCGAGAACATGTTTCCGTTCCGGGCGGACCGATTCTTCGGCGCCGACCAGTCCCGGGAACGGATGCGCAGGCGCGGCGGCGGCCCGGGACCCGGGTTTTCCGCGTTCGCGCCGTCCTACGACCCGCTCGACGGCAACCACGCGCACTACACGCTGGACCTGTCGCACACCTCGACCGCGGGCACCGACGCTTTGGAGATGGCGCGGCGGATGGGCTCCGGTCTGGTGCACCTGCACCTGTGCGACGGCAGCGGCCTGCCCGCCGACGAGCACATGGTGCCCGGCCGCGGCACGCAACCCACCGTCGAGGTGTGCCAGATGCTGGCCGGCGGCCATTTCGCCGGCCACGTCATTCTGGAGGTGTCCACGTCGGGCGCGCGTTCGGCCAACGAGCGTGAGGACATGCTGACCGAATCGTTGCAATTCGCCCGCACGCACTTACTGCGCTAGGAGATCATGACCGCCTTATTCACCGAAGCGATGACCCTGCGCGAGGTCGGCTCAGGCCTTTCTAAAGGCGTCTTCGAGGGCGAGCTGAACAAGCACTGGACCATCGGGCCCAAGGTGCACGGCGGCGCCATGCTGGCGCTGTGCGCCAACGCCGCGCGCACCGCATGCGGCGGCGGGCACCGCGAGGGGCCCCAGCCGGTTTCCGTCTCGGCCAGCTTCCTGTGGGCGCCCGACCCGGGGCCGATGCTGCTGACGACGTTGATCCGCAAGCGCGGCCGGCGGATCAGCGTCGTCGACGTCGAGCTGACCCAGGGCGACCGCACCGCGGTGCATGCCGTCGTCAACCTCGGCGAGCCCGAGCACGGGACCGTGCCGCTGTTGTCGGCCAACCCGGTCCTGGATTTGATGCCACCCGAACCGCCCGACGACGTCGCGGCGATCGAGCCCGGCCACCCGCTGGCGGGCCTGGTGCACCTGGGGGAGGGCTGCGAGATTCGGACGGTGCTGTCCACGCTGGGGCCGCGCGCAGACGGGCGCCCGCCGGTGATCCAGATGTGGGCGCGCCCGCGCGGCGTCGCCCCCGACGCGCTGTTCGCGCTGATGTGCGGGGACGTGTCCGCGCCGGTGACGTTCGCGGTGGAACGCACCGGCTGGGCGCCCACCATCCAGCTGACCGCGTTCCTGCGGGCCCTGCCCGCCGATGGCTGGCTGCGGGTGATCTGCAGCTGCATCGAGATCGGGCAGGACTGGTTCGACGAGGATCACCTCGTCGTCGACCAGACGGGCCGCATCGTGGCGCAGTCGCGCCAGCTGGCGATGGTGCCCTCCAAAAGCTAGAAGCCGAGCCGTCTGCGATGCTTTCCGACATGGCAAGGATCGCGATCATCGGTGGTGGCAGCATCGGCGAGGCGTTGCTGTCTGGGTTGCTGCGGGCGGGGCGGCAGGCGAAAGACCTGGTGGTGGCCGAGCGGATCGAAGACCGGGCCAAATACCTGGCGGACAGCTATGCGGTGTTGGTGACGTCCTCGGTGACCGAGGCCGTGGACAACGCGACGTTTGTCGTGGTTGCGGTGAAGCCCGCGGACGTCGAGTCCGTGTTGACCGAGCTGGCCGACGCGGCCGCCAACGCCGACAACGACAGCGCCGAGCAGGTGTTCGTGACCGTGGCCGCCGGCATCACCATCACCTACTTCGAGTCCCGGCTGCCGGCCGGCACCCCGGTGATCCGGGCGATGCCCAACGCGGCCGCGCTGGTGGGCGCGGCGGTGACGGCGCTGGCCACCGGCCGTTTCGTGACGCCGGCACAGCTCGAGGAGGTGTCGGCCCTGTTCGACGCGGTCGGCGGGGTGCTCACCGTTCCCGAGGCGCAGATGGACGCGGTGACCGCGCTGTCCGGCTCGGGCCCGGCGTACTTCTTCTTGCTGGTAGAGGCGCTGGTCGACGCCGGCGTCGCGGCGGGTCTGAGCCGTGCGGTGGCCGCCGACCTGACCGCCCAGACGATGGCCGGTTCGGCGGCGATGCTCCTGGAACGGATGAACCAAAACGGCGGCGCCGGGGCGTCGGCCGAGGGCGCGTCGCTGGGGGTGCAGGTGGACGCCTCGGCCGCGCAGTTGCGCGCCACGGTCACCTCGCCCGGTGGCACCACCGCCGCTGGGCTGCGGGAACTGGAACGCGGCGGCTTGCGCGCCGCCGTGGACGCCGCCGTCCAGGCCGCCAAAAGCCGCTCTGAGCAGCTAAGAATTACATCCGAATAATTTTAAAATTTCGAATTGATTATCCCCCACCAGTACCAGTAACCCCATTAGTCCCGCTATTCTCCTGTGTGTATGCACGCGTGGGTGCCAGCGGAGGGGAAGCCGGTGGCGCTGCGCGTGCCTGACACGATTGGGTTGCGATGACGTCAACGAACGGGCCATCGGCGCGAGATTCCGCTGGCAAGGCGCGGGACACCGGTTCCGTCGACAGCCAGCAGGCCAGGACACAATTTCTGACCGTCGCCGAGGTGGCCGCGCTGATGCGGGTCTCCAAGATGACGGTGTACCGGCTGGTGCACAACGGTGAGCTGCCCGCGGTTCGGGTCGGTCGCTCCTTCCGGGTGCATGCCAAGGCCGTCCACGACATGCTGGAGACGTCGTACTTCGACGCCGGCTAGGTCGCGCCGGGCTCGCTGGCCGCACGGCGCCAAGCCGGTTTGGTGTTGGCCGCGTCCCGCCGGGTAAGGTGACCGGGTCCAAACTTTGAAGCAGATAGCGGAGTCATGGGTTCAGTCATCAAGAAGCGGCGCAAGCGCATGTCGAAGAAGAAGCACCGCAAACTGCTGCGTCGCACCCGGGTGCAGCGCAGAAAACTCGGCAAGTAAATCGCTGGATCGGTAACGCCGCTGTAGCAACCGGGCCGCTAGGCTCGTCTGCGTGGACACGTCGAGTGGCCCTGACGGGGGCGGGACAAGCGGCGGCACCGTGCACTACCCCAAAGTCGTGCTGGTCACCGGTGCATGCCGATTCCTCGGCGGCTACCTGACCGCCCGGCTCGCGCAGAACCCGCTCATCAACGGGGTCATCGCGGTCGACGCGATCGCGCCGAGCAAGGACATGCTGCGCCGGATGGGCCGGGCCGAGTTCGTCCGCGCCGATATCCGCAATCCGTTTATCGCCAAGGTGATTCGAAACGGCGACGTCGACACGGTGGTGCATGCGGCCGCGGCGTCGTACGCACCGCGCTCGGGCGGCAGCGCGGCGTTGAAGGAAATCAACGTGATGGGCGCGATGCAACTCTTCGCGGCCTGTCAGAAGGCGCCGTCGGTGCGTCGGGTCGTGCTGAAGTCGACGTCCGAGGTGTATGGGTCCAGCGCGCACGACCCGGTGATGTTCACCGAGGACAGCAGCAGCCGTCGGCCGTTTCGCGACGGATTCGCCAAGGACAGCCTGGATATCGAGGGTTACGCGCGTGGGCTGGGTCGGCGCCGGCCCGATATCGCCGTCACGATTCTGCGGCTGGCCAACATGATTGGGCCGGCGATGGACACCACGCTGTCGCGGTATCTGGCCGGGCCGTTGGTTCCGACCATGTTCGGCCGCGACGCGCGACTGCAGCTGCTGCACGAGCAGGATGCGCTGGGAGCGTTGGAGCGCGCGGCGATGGCCGGCAAGGCCGGCACCTTCAACATCGGTGCCGACGGTATCATCATGCTGTCCCAGGCGATTCGCCGCGCGGGCCGAATTCCGTTGCCAGTACCCGGTTTTGGCGTATTCGCGCTCGATTCGCTAAGGCGGGCTAATCGTTACACCGAGATCACCCGAGACCAATTCAATTACTTGAGTTATGGCCGGGTGATGGATACCAGTCGGATGCGCTCGGAACTTGGCTACCAGCCCAAATGGAGTACGGCCGAGGCGTTCGACGACTACGTTCGCGGCCGCGGCCTGACTCCCATTATCGACCCACATCGGGTACGCTCCCTGGAGGATCGCGCTATTGCGATTGCCCAGCGCTGGGGTAGCCGAAATCCAATTCCATGGGGTGGGGTCAGGTAGATATCGTGGCGGGTGAAAACAGAGCGAATGTTATTCCACTGCACACGAATCGGGGCCGGGTAACAGCGCGTCGCAGAGCGGATCAACGGGCAGGCGACTCCGGTCAGCATCCCTCGTTGCTCACTGACACCCGCGGCCGTGCGTCCGCCGAACAACTCGCCGCCGTCGTTCGTGAGATCGACGAGCACCGCCGCGCCGCGGGCGCGCCGGCTCCCGCCGAGGTGCCGCTCAACGAGCTCGCCGAGCGCG is from Mycobacterium conspicuum and encodes:
- the regX gene encoding two-component sensory transduction protein RegX codes for the protein MTSVMIVEDEESLADPLAFLLRKEGFEATVVTDGPSALAEFDRAGADIVLLDLMLPGMSGTDVCKQLRARSSVPVIMVTARDSEIDKVVGLELGADDYVTKPYSARELIARIRAVLRRGGDDDSEISDGVLESGPVRMDVERHVVSVNGDTITLPLKEFDLLEYLMRNSGRVLTRGQLIDRVWGADYVGDTKTLDVHVKRLRSKIEADPANPVHLVTVRGLGYKLEG
- a CDS encoding GMC family oxidoreductase → MNSLASFGTALLPEEHGGPSPAVLVNRVDRYLARMPSTTRMALRAGLLSVGAASYLTTGRSLSRLSASQRERVLRRVAALSPDAGTAVEAMKVIVLLANGADSYAPELLARAQKHDVARPDAALSITPSTESPSVVTADAVIVGSGAGGAMAARTLARAGLDVVVLEEGRRWTVEEFRSTHPIERYAGLYRGAGATVALGRPSVVLPVGRAVGGTTVVNSGTCLRPSDAVQRRWRDEFGLDIADPDRLAGHLDEVERTLQVAPVPLDIMGHNGRMLLDGAASLGWRAAPIPRNAPGCEGCCQCAIGCPRNAKFGVHLNALPQACAAGARIISHARAERVLHGHGRARGVRVRRPDGTALDVLADTVVVAAGATETPGLLRRSGIGGHPRLGRNLALHPATVLAGRFDDDVVAWHGVLQSAAVHEFHESDGVLIEATATPPGMGSMVFPGYGAELLGWLDRAAQVATFGAMVADRGVGSVASVRGETVVRYGIERAAIAKLLVALEAMGRLLFAAGAVEVLTALPGAPTVTSLPALREALRSSNPRSLHLAAFHPTGTAAAGTDDQRCPVDERGRLRGIDGVWVADASILPSSPEVNPQLSIMALALSVADEVRV
- a CDS encoding FadR/GntR family transcriptional regulator, which produces MNQSNPIRPPDRYRVDEQIAASIADAILDGVFAPGSTLPPERDLAEQLGVNRTSLRQGLARLQQMGLIEARQGSGNLVRDPEGLTHPAVVEALVRKLGPEFLTELLEIRAALGPAIGRLAAERHTPEDADALRAAEAAVQQADTALARQAADLAYFRVLIHSTRNRALGLLYRWVEHAFGGREHELTGAYDDAGPVVADLRKITDAVVERDATGAAAAVEAYLRASALRMVECYLLGEPGRGVHRDEP
- a CDS encoding Ppx/GppA family phosphatase, producing MRLGVLDVGSNTVHLLVVDAHRGGHPTPMSSTKATLRLAEATDSEGKITKRGAEKLISTIDEFAKIAISSGCEELMAFATSAVRDAENSDDVLARVRKETGVELQVLRGVDESRLTFLAVRRWYGWSAGRIINLDIGGGSLELSSGVDEEPEVALSLPLGAGRLTREWLTDDPPGRRRVAMLRDWLDAELAEASETVLDSGAPDLAVATSKTFRSLARLTGAAPSAAGPRVKRTLTANGLRQLIAFISRMTTADRAELEGVSAERAPQIVAGALVAEASMRALSIETVDICPWALREGLILRKLDSEADGTALVETSVRDARGQGVDRNAANRSKGDKS
- a CDS encoding sugar phosphate isomerase/epimerase family protein, yielding MRPAIKVGLSTASVYPLRAEAAFEYAAKLGYDGVELMVWGETVSQDIDAVAKLSRRYRVPVLSVHAPCLLISQRVWGSNPIPKLERSVKAAEQLGAQTVVVHPPFRWQRRYAEGFSEQVVALEAASDVMVAVENMFPFRADRFFGADQSRERMRRRGGGPGPGFSAFAPSYDPLDGNHAHYTLDLSHTSTAGTDALEMARRMGSGLVHLHLCDGSGLPADEHMVPGRGTQPTVEVCQMLAGGHFAGHVILEVSTSGARSANEREDMLTESLQFARTHLLR
- a CDS encoding thioesterase family protein, producing the protein MTALFTEAMTLREVGSGLSKGVFEGELNKHWTIGPKVHGGAMLALCANAARTACGGGHREGPQPVSVSASFLWAPDPGPMLLTTLIRKRGRRISVVDVELTQGDRTAVHAVVNLGEPEHGTVPLLSANPVLDLMPPEPPDDVAAIEPGHPLAGLVHLGEGCEIRTVLSTLGPRADGRPPVIQMWARPRGVAPDALFALMCGDVSAPVTFAVERTGWAPTIQLTAFLRALPADGWLRVICSCIEIGQDWFDEDHLVVDQTGRIVAQSRQLAMVPSKS
- the proC gene encoding pyrroline-5-carboxylate reductase translates to MARIAIIGGGSIGEALLSGLLRAGRQAKDLVVAERIEDRAKYLADSYAVLVTSSVTEAVDNATFVVVAVKPADVESVLTELADAAANADNDSAEQVFVTVAAGITITYFESRLPAGTPVIRAMPNAAALVGAAVTALATGRFVTPAQLEEVSALFDAVGGVLTVPEAQMDAVTALSGSGPAYFFLLVEALVDAGVAAGLSRAVAADLTAQTMAGSAAMLLERMNQNGGAGASAEGASLGVQVDASAAQLRATVTSPGGTTAAGLRELERGGLRAAVDAAVQAAKSRSEQLRITSE
- a CDS encoding cell division/environmental response transcriptional regulator; this encodes MTSTNGPSARDSAGKARDTGSVDSQQARTQFLTVAEVAALMRVSKMTVYRLVHNGELPAVRVGRSFRVHAKAVHDMLETSYFDAG
- a CDS encoding 30S ribosomal protein bS22, with product MGSVIKKRRKRMSKKKHRKLLRRTRVQRRKLGK
- a CDS encoding SDR family oxidoreductase, with amino-acid sequence MDTSSGPDGGGTSGGTVHYPKVVLVTGACRFLGGYLTARLAQNPLINGVIAVDAIAPSKDMLRRMGRAEFVRADIRNPFIAKVIRNGDVDTVVHAAAASYAPRSGGSAALKEINVMGAMQLFAACQKAPSVRRVVLKSTSEVYGSSAHDPVMFTEDSSSRRPFRDGFAKDSLDIEGYARGLGRRRPDIAVTILRLANMIGPAMDTTLSRYLAGPLVPTMFGRDARLQLLHEQDALGALERAAMAGKAGTFNIGADGIIMLSQAIRRAGRIPLPVPGFGVFALDSLRRANRYTEITRDQFNYLSYGRVMDTSRMRSELGYQPKWSTAEAFDDYVRGRGLTPIIDPHRVRSLEDRAIAIAQRWGSRNPIPWGGVR